CATATTCGGGTATGGAGCTTATTTCTTTCCATTTAGGATCGCTGCCGAATGATTTCCAGAGTTTCGCATGCGCCTCCATGTCGTCGAAAGTTACCATATAGGTCAGATTGGGCCTCGAACTGCCAATTAATGTCTCGCCCCAAAACACGGGTTTGAATCCGAGCCGCTTAAAAATGTCTATTTCTCCCCCTTCATTAAACATTTCTATTTTCTTTTTACCAGCACTTTCACTGGCGCTTTGGTATTGCCGCAGCTCAAAGATCCGCGGCCTGTCAGGGGGGACTTCCATAGCGGGCATGTGTGTAAATGCTTTCAGTAAAGAGCTTTCTATTCTGATGTAAGCTGGTTCTGCCGGCGGAGAATTCAAATAAGCTGATCCCTCTGCCTTGTATCTCGCATCGTTTTCGAGATTTTTGCTTACATCGTCGAAATGGTCGATGCTATTGTAAGGAACCATTACATATACTTTGGTGTGTCCTGCAGGTTTTAGCTCAGTAAACACACCCACATGCTTCACACCCATTCTATTTAGTGCGGGGATTGCGGCTTTCCTGTAGTAGTCCTCAACGAGCTTTTGTTGTTTATC
The window above is part of the Arcticibacter tournemirensis genome. Proteins encoded here:
- a CDS encoding NIPSNAP family protein; its protein translation is MKRRSFVKASLLTGAAVTATSALSIAATDNIKKPALEFYELRVYSLSNDKQQKLVEDYYRKAAIPALNRMGVKHVGVFTELKPAGHTKVYVMVPYNSIDHFDDVSKNLENDARYKAEGSAYLNSPPAEPAYIRIESSLLKAFTHMPAMEVPPDRPRIFELRQYQSASESAGKKKIEMFNEGGEIDIFKRLGFKPVFWGETLIGSSRPNLTYMVTFDDMEAHAKLWKSFGSDPKWKEISSIPEYANAVLISKINSTLLVPADFSQI